From one Streptomyces sp. NBC_01478 genomic stretch:
- a CDS encoding acyl-CoA dehydrogenase → MAGSADFDLYRPSEEHDMLRDAIRSLAEAKIAPYAAAVDEESRFPQEALDALVANDLHAVHVPEEYGGTGADALATVIVIEEVARVCASSSLIPAVNKLGSLPVILSGSEDLKKKYMTPLAKGDAMFSYALSEPDAGSDAAGMKTKAVRDGDHYVLNGVKRWITNAGVSEYYTVMAVTDPEKRSKGISAFVVEKSDEGVSFGAPEKKLGIKGSPTREVYLDNVRIPADRMIGAEGTGFATAMKTLDHTRITIAAQALGIAQGALDYAKGYVKERKQFGKPIADFQGIQFMLADMAMKIEAARALTYQAAAASERGDKNLTFQGAAAKCFASDVAMEVTVDAVQLLGGYGYTRDYPVERMMRDAKITQIYEGTNQVQRIVMARNLP, encoded by the coding sequence CGGATCGGCTGACTTCGACCTGTACCGCCCGTCAGAGGAGCACGACATGCTCCGCGACGCGATCCGCTCACTGGCCGAGGCGAAGATCGCGCCGTACGCCGCAGCGGTGGACGAGGAGTCACGCTTCCCGCAGGAGGCCCTGGACGCCCTCGTCGCGAACGACCTGCACGCCGTCCACGTACCCGAGGAGTACGGCGGCACCGGCGCGGACGCGCTGGCCACGGTGATCGTGATCGAGGAGGTGGCCCGCGTCTGCGCGTCCTCCTCCCTCATCCCCGCGGTGAACAAGCTGGGCTCGCTCCCGGTGATCCTCTCGGGTTCCGAGGACCTGAAGAAGAAGTACATGACCCCGCTCGCCAAGGGCGACGCGATGTTCTCGTACGCCCTCTCCGAGCCGGACGCGGGCTCGGACGCGGCCGGCATGAAGACGAAGGCGGTCCGCGACGGCGACCACTACGTCCTGAACGGCGTGAAGCGCTGGATCACGAACGCGGGCGTCTCCGAGTACTACACGGTGATGGCGGTGACGGACCCCGAGAAGCGCTCCAAGGGCATCTCGGCGTTCGTCGTCGAGAAGTCCGACGAGGGTGTCTCCTTCGGCGCCCCGGAGAAGAAGCTCGGCATCAAGGGCTCCCCGACCCGCGAGGTCTACCTCGACAACGTCCGCATCCCCGCCGACCGCATGATCGGCGCCGAGGGCACCGGCTTCGCCACGGCGATGAAGACCCTGGACCACACCCGCATCACCATCGCGGCCCAGGCCCTCGGCATCGCCCAGGGCGCCCTCGACTACGCCAAGGGCTACGTCAAGGAACGCAAGCAGTTCGGCAAGCCGATCGCCGACTTCCAGGGCATCCAGTTCATGCTCGCCGACATGGCCATGAAGATCGAGGCGGCCCGCGCCCTCACCTACCAGGCAGCGGCGGCCTCGGAGCGCGGCGACAAGAACCTCACCTTCCAGGGCGCGGCGGCCAAGTGCTTCGCCTCGGACGTGGCGATGGAGGTCACCGTCGACGCGGTCCAGCTCCTCGGCGGCTACGGCTACACCCGCGACTACCCGGTCGAGCGGATGATGCGCGACGCGAAGATCACGCAGATCTACGAGGGCACCAACCAGGTCCAGCGCATCGTGATGGCGCGGAACCTGCCGTAA